aaaatactggtgagtagccattcctgtttccaggggatctttcctaccaaGGGATGGATCCtgggcctcctacattgcaggcagattctttaccatctgaaccatcagggaagccctctcatatTTAACTATTAGACAATTTCatgttaaatgttttatataaacCTCCTGTATTTCCTTAGTTTATATTATCAGAAGAGGAATTTCTGAGGCAAGTTCCACTTATATGTTATAATTTTAAAGTGCATCGACAAATTTGCCCCAATGTGTAATATCACTTATATAACACAAAAGTGTCTGGATCTATCTTTAGCACTGTTGGGATTATGGGATCTCTAGGATTTCCACCCTTATCTTTTGCTTGAGTTCTGAGTCAACTAGCAAGTAAATGGATATGAAAGTACCAGTTTTATTATAAAGATATTGAAAACATGGCTTTGAATATCTCAGTAAGAAAATCTTGATTAGTTTCATCTCCAGGTAGGCAGTGCTACAAAACCAAAACTACCCCACTACCTTGGACAGATCCTTCTGCTGAATGACTTCAAGGAGTCTGAAATCTGTCTGCTGAAAAGATAGTTCAAAAGAGGAAACGGAataggatggggcttccctggtggctcagagggtacagagtgcctgcaatactggagacccgggttcagtccctggattgggaagatcccctggaaaagaaaatggcaacccagtccagtatccttgcctggaaaatcccatggatggtggagcccggcaggctacagtccatgggtttacaaagtgttggacatgactgagcaattgaacaacaatagaTGGAACAGTCAGGATTCACAATAGCAAGTTTAAAGAGAAATTGAGAAAGCCATTGGGACTGGAGAATAAATTGTGTAGATACAAATAGTATCAGAATTCAGGTTTTGTGCTGACTCATCCTTCCTATTAGTTGGATTCATTGactcctttttcttttatgtctttgaGAGCAGTGCAGTGTTTCTAATTGAGTTAAGAAAAGCTTGCTTTACTTGCTTGTTTCTCAGTGTGTTAAATAAAGGGATTCAACATTGCTGAAATGGAACTAATAAggagaaaaattattaataactaCCTCATTCTTGGATGAAGATTTCACACAAATGAAGATGCAGCTAGCATAAGTGATGGAGACaacaatcatgtgggaagaacAAGCGGAGAAGGCCTTCTTCCTTTGTTGGGCAGAGGGAAATCTTAGAATAGTGTTGATGCAATAAATATAGGAAAGAACTACACACATGAATTGATGATGAAGGTCAGCACAGTGCACAAAATAACCCTCTGTTCTATCAGCCACATGTCTAAGCAAGAGATCTTCTGGATATGATAAACATCACAGTAAAAGCAATCAATTTCTTTCAGATCACAGAATTAACGGAGTTATTATAGATGTCTCCTCTGTAAAAGGTTATTCTTCAGTGTTTCTAACGGATTTAATcagcttttttaaaacaaagcaacaCTAATAATTACCATTGGTTTTCCATAGATTCATATACACACTAAACACAGAATAGTAGACTTGAGacaaaataaataggaaattcATGACATTTAGGGGAAGAATAGTGTCTGTGGAAAAAAGATACCAAAAATGGCTACCTCTTTTCTTGCTGTCCACAACCTTTGTAATGTGTGCCCCTAGTTCCTTCCAAGCACAGGTGATTCTGTTTTCCCTCCTTGAATGTTGACTGGCACTATGACTTCCGTGGCTAATAGAGTGTGTGTGGTAGAAGGGACATTGTGCCTAGGAATCCAGAGGCCTTGCTTGCTTCCATTCTCTCCCCTAAGGCCTCGTGATCTTACCATGTGAATCAGTGTTAGCTAAGTGATCAAACATCATCTGGAAGAGGGTTCATTTATCTTAGTAAGGAGTCACTCAGTTTCTAAGTATGATAATGAGGCCCTATTTGACAAGACTCAATCATCTGTGAGGACAGTCCTATAAACCTAACCAACTAAGATCAGCTAAAGTCTGCTCAAACTGGCAAAAACCACAGTTGATCCAGAAACTCAAGTTTTAAACCACTGATTTAGGGATGATTTGTCATTGCATAATAACTAACTGTGGGATGTGACAGGTACATACATGAGGGCCTCCACACAGAGGGATAGGGAGGGACACAGGAAAGGAAATCTTTGTATAAGGTGATGCCTTGAACATGGCCTAGAAATGAAAGTCAAAAGCATTCCAGTATGGACCATTGAGGTTTATGGTGAGAAATGTGAGACATGGAAAGGAATAAATAACCATATgtagaacatttttatttgagaaatattaGTGAAGGATGtatcttctgtttttttaatggtaaagATAATCTTTGTGGAGACAATTATGTCTTCATATTGCATTCTTTGTTTATAACCCAGGGCTTCCTTGTATTTTGCTGGTTTAATTTTCTCGATGTATAGAATTTTAATTTGCTGAGATTTGATGACTCCTTTTGGCTTAATTTGGCTATCTTTAGGATGtgaattttattatgtatttcagCACTAGTTTTATTTCATCATCATAAAGATGGTTTTAGTGTCTCAGCAGATTTTATCAGACCACTGCCACCTGGGTGATGAGTTAATGTAGAGACTGTGCTCTTTAATTTAGAGGGAATCTAATGAATctaagagacattactttgccgacaaaggtccgtctggtcaaggctatggttttttcagtggtcatgcatggatgtgagagttggactgtgaagaaagttgagtgccgaagaattgatggttttgaactgtggtgttggagaagactcttgagagtcccttggactgcaaggagattcaaccagtccatcctaaaggtgatcagtcctgggtgttcactggaaagactgatgctgaagctgaaactccagtactttggccacctcatgtgaagagttgactcattggaaaagaccctgatgctgggagggattgggtgcaggaggagaaggggatgacagaggatgagatggttggatggcatcaccaactccatgggcatgagtttgagtaaactccgggagttggtgatagacagggaggcctggcgtgctgcgattcatggggtcgctaagagtcggacacaacttagtgactgaactgaactgaactgaatgaatctaAATCCTAACACTTTGGGCTTTGAAGTTTCTTTTACAAGATAGATGTGGATCTCCACATGTCTAAGCTCATATATTTCTTCTCCAACATTAAAATCCTTTCATTTTTGCTCAAACTAACCTACAATTTTTCTTGAATAACTAACTCCTGCTTGAGAAgagcaatatatgtatatataaaatcatatatgtacctatatattttggatatttgtaCTTAGAAGACAATTGATACTATTACTCCATTAGTTTCCTGTGAGTTCAAGGATTCAATTTTTTCCACATAGGATATAATAGTTCTTTTATTGATCAGAGACAGGTTAGAATTCAGGAAATACCTTTCTCATGGAAATATAATATCATGTTAATTTGATTTGAGATATTATCTTAGATAAAGTTTATTTTCAACAGGAGTGGACATAACTTGtttatatcaaatatttaaaatgtgatatCAAATCCAGAATTTAATAATAACAGTGATATAAGCTTGCTAATACAAATAGAAAATAGACCAGAATACAACAGTTTAGATGAAGATTGTGACTTCAAGTCTCaatgatctttttaaatttatattatgaTGTTATGCTTCATTTTCACATTCCTTTACTTCCTTGAAATCAATGAAATTCTTTTGATTAAGTCTGTAAAAGCTTGTTTCACTTGTTTGTTCCTCAAGCTATAAATAAATGGGTTTAACATGGGAGCAACTGAAGTAGTAAGCACTAACACTCCTTTATTAATTGCCACTTCATCCTTTGCTGAAGGTTTGACATAGATGAAGATACAGCTTCCATAGGTGATAGAAACCACAATCAGGTGAGAAGAACAGGTAGAAAAGGCCTTCATTTTTTGCTGAGCTGAAGGCAACTTTATGATGGTCTTGATGATGTACGTATAGGACAGAGTTACACACAGAAATGTCCCAATGACAGTCAACACAGCAACAGTAAAAACCATCTGTTCTAAGAACCATGTGTCTGAACAAGAGATTTTTAGCACAGGGAAAGCATCACAGAGAAAATGATCAATGATATTAGAGTCACAGAATTCCAGCTGTAAGCCCAGGGAAGCTGGTGGAAATATGACCAGACAACCTGCTATCCAACAGCAAATAACAAGTCTTCCACAGACTCTACTGTTCATGATGATTGCATAATGTAaaggtttgcagatggccacatagcggtcataggacaTGATGGCTAGGAGAAAAAACTCTGTTGCtgcaaaaatgaagataaaaaatatttgactAAAACAAGCATTATAAGAAATAGTCCTGTCCCCAGTTGATAAGCTGTATAAGAATCTGGGAATGCTGACCGTGGTGAATAAGGTTTCTAAAAAGGAGAAGTTtttgaggaaaaagtacatggcaGTTTTAAGGCGAGAATCTACTAAAGTGAGTATAATGATGGTCAGGTTCCCAGTGACACTCAATGTGTAGGAagcaaatagaaatataaaaatcagaaCCTGCATTGGAGGGTCATCTGTTAGTCCCAGGAGAATGAATGTAGGTAATGATGTATGGTTTCTCATCACTGGCTTGTACTTCTTCTCAAGCTCCTCACAAAGTCAAGTGACCCTGAACTGAGAAAGCCTGTATGAAATTATGAGGCCATGGCTACCgggtaaaaaaaatccaatctATGCAATGAACagtcattttcttctttgacttgACAACGATGGATCAAAACTCTGGAATTGTCAGCTCTTTTGGTGTTCATTATAGGTATCCTCAAATTCAGGTTTTTCTGAAATAAGTTTGTACTAGAGTCCATATGTTTAACCCTTTGCATGTTCTCATC
This genomic stretch from Muntiacus reevesi chromosome 4, mMunRee1.1, whole genome shotgun sequence harbors:
- the LOC136166193 gene encoding olfactory receptor 6C2-like, with amino-acid sequence MRNHTSLPTFILLGLTDDPPMQVLIFIFLFASYTLSVTGNLTIIILTLVDSRLKTAMYFFLKNFSFLETLFTTVSIPRFLYSLSTGDRTISYNACFSQIFFIFIFAATEFFLLAIMSYDRYVAICKPLHYAIIMNSRVCGRLVICCWIAGCLVIFPPASLGLQLEFCDSNIIDHFLCDAFPVLKISCSDTWFLEQMVFTVAVLTVIGTFLCVTLSYTYIIKTIIKLPSAQQKMKAFSTCSSHLIVVSITYGSCIFIYVKPSAKDEVAINKGVLVLTTSVAPMLNPFIYSLRNKQVKQAFTDLIKRISLISRK